The Streptomyces achromogenes DNA segment GGGAGTGGTCACCGCGCGTCCACCGCGGGCAGGTGCGGCTTGGTCGCGTAGGCCACGAAGCTCTTGCCGATCAGCGGGTTGAGGGCCTGCTCGGCGACCCGGGTGGCCAGCGGCTTCTTCATGATGTCCCAGACCAGCAGCCTGTGGTACGCCCGCACGGGCAGCGCCTTGTCGTTGTCGACGCCGAACGCGCACTTCAGCCACCAGTACGGCGAGTGCAGCGCGTGGGCGTGGTGGGTGCCGTAGGGCTTGAGGCCGGCCTCGCGGATCTTCTCGAGGAGTTCGTCCGCCTTGTAGATGCGGATGTGGCCGCCCTCGACCTCGTGGTAGGCGTCGGAGAGGGTCCAGCAGACCTTCTCGGGCCCGTAGCGCGGGACGGTGATCGCGATGCGTCCGCCCGGCCTGAGCACCCGCACCATCTCGGCGAGGACGCCCTTGTCGTCCGGGATGTGCTCCATGACCTCGGAGATGATCACGACGTCGAAGGACTCGTCGGGGAAGGGCAGCGCGAGCGCGTCGCCCTCCATGGCGGTGGCGGTGGCGCCCTCGGGGGCCTCGCCGGCCTCCTTCATCGCCGCGAACCACTTGGCGACCTCGCGGATCTCCTCGGCGTTCTGGTCGAGGGCCACGACCTGCGCGCCGCGCCGGTAGCACTCGAAGGCGTGCCGCCCGGCCCCGCAGCCGAGGTCCAGGACTCGGTCGCCCGGGGCGAGCGGGAACCGGGAGAAGTCGACGGTCAGCACGTGGCCCTGCTTTCGCGATCGGATGCTTCGGATACGACGTCGGCCGTCGCCACGGCCTCGACGGTCTCTGCGGCCTCGGGGCTTCCGGCGGCCGCGGAGGCCGGGGAGGCGTCGGGGGTGTCGGTGACGCCGTGGGCGTCGAAGGCCGGGGCGACCCGTGCGCGGCCGCCGTCGGTTATCGCCTCGCGGTACCGGGCGACGGTCCCCTCGGCGGCCCGCGCCCAGGTGAACCGCTCCAGCACGCGTTGCCGTCCGGCCGTGCCGAGCCGGGCCCGCAGGGCGGGGTCGCCCAGCAGCCGGCCCAGGCCCGCGGCGAGTGCCCCCGCGTCGCCCGGCGGCACGGCCAGGCAGGTGTCGCCGTCGCGCCCGGCGACCTCGGGGATGGCCCCGCCGGTCGTGGCGAGCAGCGGGGTGCCGGTGGCCATGGCCTCGGCGGCCGGCAGAGAGAAGCCCTCGTACAGCGACGGCACGCAGGCGACCTCGGCGGAGCGCACCAGGTCGACGAGTTCGGCGTCGGAGATGCCTTTGACGAACTCGACGGAGCCTTCGAGGCCGTACCGCTCGATCGCCTGGGCGACCGGCCCCTCCTGCGGGCGCTTGCCGACGACGACGAGGTGGGCGTGCGGGTGCTCGGTGCGCACCTTGGCCAGCGCCTCGACGAGGAAGACCAGACCCTTGAGCGGGACGTCGGCGCTGGACGTCGTCACGATCCGGCCCGGCAGGACGGCCACGGACGGGTCCGGCGAGAACAGGTCGGTGTCGGCGCCGATGTGGACGACGTGGATGCGGTCGTCGTGCACGCCGAGGTGGTCGGCGATCTCCTGCCGGGAGGTGCCGGAGACGGTGAGCACGGAGGGCAGCCGGCGCGCCACGCGCTTCTGCATCCGGGTGAACGCGTACCAGCGGCGCACCGAGAGGCGTCGCCGTCGTCCGTCGGCGGCGTCCAGCTCCAACTGCCGGTCGACGGTGATGGGGTGGTGGATGGTGGTGACCAGCGGCGCGCCGACGTCGCCCAGCAGGCCGTAACCCAGGGTCTGGTTGTCGTGCACGACGTCGAACTCCCCGCGGCGGGCGCGCAGATGGCGGCGGGCGCGCAGGGAGAACGTCAGCGGCTCGGGGAACCCGCCGGTCCACATCGTCGCCACTTCCAGGGCGTCGATCCAGTCCCGGTACTCGCCCCGTCCGGGCGTGCGGAAGGGGTCCGGCTGGCGGTAGAGGTCGAGGCTGGGCAGTTCGGTGAGGGTGAGGCGGTCCTCGAGCCCCGGGTCGAGCACGGGGTAGGGCTGGGAGCCGATCACCTCGACGCTGTGCCCGAGGCGGGCGAGCTCCCTCGACAGATGCCGTACGTAGACGCCCTGGCCCCCGCAGAACGGGTTCCCCTTATAGGTGAGGAGTGCGATCTTGAGCGGTCGCTCGCCGTCGGAAGCACGGTCACGCCGGGACCCCGCCTGACTGGCCTCAGCGGTCACTCCGGGCCCCCTTCTGCCTGCATTGTCCCGCGAGACTACGACGGGACGCTAATCTAGAACAAGTTTCAAACTTGATCGTTCGGGAGGCTCTGAATCTACCGGCAGGTAGGAGCGCCGAGAGCAGTGGATCAGGTGATTCACGCCACGGCCGGCCCGGGTCGGCCGCTCCGCCCAGCCGCATGATCACCGCCCCCTCACCGACGGTCACCACGACCGTCACGGAACGGACCGGAGCGGGACCCATGTCTGCCGATGCCACCCCACCGCGCCCGGCGCACTCGCCTCTCACCGAGCGTCAGGAGGCGCGCCGTCGCCGCATTCTGCACGCGAGCGCGCAGTTGGCCAGCCGGGGCGGCTTCGACGCGGTGCAGATGCGGGAGGTCGCCGAGTCCTCGCAGGTCGCCCTCGGCACGCTCTACCGCTACTTCCCCTCCAAGGTGCATCTGCTGGTCGCCACGATGCAGGACCAGCTGGAGCACATGCACGGCACGCTGCGCAAGAAGCCCCCGACCGGCGAGAGCGCCGCGGATCGCGTCGCGGAAACACTGATGCGCGCCTTCCGCGCCCTGCAGCGCGAGCCGCATCTGGCGGACGCGATGGTCCGCGCGCTGACCTTCGCCGACCGCAGCGTGTCGCCGGAGGTGGACCAGGTGTCCCGGCAGACGACGGCGATCATCCTGGACTCGATGGGACTGACCGACCCCACACCCGAGCAGCTCTCCGCGGTCCGCGTCATCGAGCACACCTGGCACTCGGCGCTGATCACCTGGCTGTCCGGTCGCGCGTCCATCGCGCAGGTGCGCATCGACATCGAGACGGTGTGCCGGCTGATCGACGTGACCGACCCGAAGCCCCCCGGCGCGCACCCGTAGCCGCCGGCCCCCGTAGCCGTCGGCCCGGGGGAGTCCGCGCGCACGCGAAGACTTGCGCACGCAGAAGACCTACGAGACGACCGGGGGTCTCCGTCCGGCCCTGGCCTGCGGCCTTCCGGTCCCTCAGTCCGTCCGTCGACGTCGGCCCCGGCGGATGCCCTGTCATGCGGCGTCGCGCCCGAGTCGGCTACTCCGGTCGAACTCCCTCACTCGCCTCGTAGGCCTTTACCAGCATAGAACACGCCAACCCGAATGAAACCCCCCAAATCGAATATTTCTCACTCGTCGGGAGGGAAGACCGCCTCGCCGTTCCCGACCAGCGTGATCATGATCGCCTCCACCGGACAGCTCTCCGCCGCGGCCAGCACCCGCTCGTTGGCGTCCGTGTCCGGATCGGCCGGATGGGACTGCCGTGCGGTGTCCAGCCGGAAGCCGCCGGGTGCGTGGTGGACGCACTGGGCGGAGCCGATGCACAGGGTGCGGTCCACCTCGACGTGCCAGCGGTCGCCCATGGCAGCTCAGCCCTCCCAGCCCGCCGGCAGGTGGATCATCTTGTGCTCCAGGTACTCGCCGAACCCCTCCGGCCCGAACTCCCGGCCCAGTCCGGAGTTCTTGTAGCCGCCGAACGGGCCGAGCATGTCGAGGCTGAAGGTGTTCACGGAGTACGTCCCGGTGCGGA contains these protein-coding regions:
- a CDS encoding class I SAM-dependent methyltransferase — its product is MLTVDFSRFPLAPGDRVLDLGCGAGRHAFECYRRGAQVVALDQNAEEIREVAKWFAAMKEAGEAPEGATATAMEGDALALPFPDESFDVVIISEVMEHIPDDKGVLAEMVRVLRPGGRIAITVPRYGPEKVCWTLSDAYHEVEGGHIRIYKADELLEKIREAGLKPYGTHHAHALHSPYWWLKCAFGVDNDKALPVRAYHRLLVWDIMKKPLATRVAEQALNPLIGKSFVAYATKPHLPAVDAR
- a CDS encoding glycosyltransferase family 4 protein; this encodes MTAEASQAGSRRDRASDGERPLKIALLTYKGNPFCGGQGVYVRHLSRELARLGHSVEVIGSQPYPVLDPGLEDRLTLTELPSLDLYRQPDPFRTPGRGEYRDWIDALEVATMWTGGFPEPLTFSLRARRHLRARRGEFDVVHDNQTLGYGLLGDVGAPLVTTIHHPITVDRQLELDAADGRRRRLSVRRWYAFTRMQKRVARRLPSVLTVSGTSRQEIADHLGVHDDRIHVVHIGADTDLFSPDPSVAVLPGRIVTTSSADVPLKGLVFLVEALAKVRTEHPHAHLVVVGKRPQEGPVAQAIERYGLEGSVEFVKGISDAELVDLVRSAEVACVPSLYEGFSLPAAEAMATGTPLLATTGGAIPEVAGRDGDTCLAVPPGDAGALAAGLGRLLGDPALRARLGTAGRQRVLERFTWARAAEGTVARYREAITDGGRARVAPAFDAHGVTDTPDASPASAAAGSPEAAETVEAVATADVVSEASDRESRATC
- a CDS encoding TetR family transcriptional regulator; the protein is MSADATPPRPAHSPLTERQEARRRRILHASAQLASRGGFDAVQMREVAESSQVALGTLYRYFPSKVHLLVATMQDQLEHMHGTLRKKPPTGESAADRVAETLMRAFRALQREPHLADAMVRALTFADRSVSPEVDQVSRQTTAIILDSMGLTDPTPEQLSAVRVIEHTWHSALITWLSGRASIAQVRIDIETVCRLIDVTDPKPPGAHP
- a CDS encoding ferredoxin, which produces MGDRWHVEVDRTLCIGSAQCVHHAPGGFRLDTARQSHPADPDTDANERVLAAAESCPVEAIMITLVGNGEAVFPPDE